The proteins below are encoded in one region of Candidatus Binataceae bacterium:
- a CDS encoding hemerythrin domain-containing protein → MEAAQLTAQMTPCSEPLPDLEVPMINAIVACLGSEHRKLNSLVTRLALMATRPVDSANAAAANRDTLQIWEEMRRTLWSHLQIEDELLYSWGVSHHAVSGSLLTALNDEREKLRKLLTDLPSGSSDAEEEPQILTNHRATLLALTAILDSHVERYDDDVLPAIRRALFRH, encoded by the coding sequence GTGGAAGCCGCACAACTTACAGCACAGATGACGCCCTGCTCGGAGCCGCTGCCCGACCTGGAGGTTCCGATGATTAACGCGATCGTGGCCTGTCTGGGCAGCGAACACAGAAAGTTAAACAGTCTTGTCACCCGGTTGGCGCTTATGGCGACAAGACCCGTCGATAGTGCGAATGCGGCTGCGGCAAACCGGGATACCCTGCAAATCTGGGAGGAGATGCGGCGCACTCTCTGGTCGCATCTGCAAATCGAAGATGAGTTGCTGTACTCGTGGGGCGTAAGCCATCACGCAGTTTCCGGCTCGCTACTCACCGCGTTGAATGACGAGCGAGAGAAGCTGCGCAAGCTGCTCACGGATCTGCCGTCGGGATCGAGTGACGCCGAGGAGGAACCACAAATTCTTACAAACCACCGGGCGACATTGCTGGCTTTGACGGCAATCCTCGACTCGCATGTCGAACGCTATGACGACGATGTGCTTCCGGCGATTCGCCGCGCACTTTTTCGCCACTAG